A genomic stretch from Narcine bancroftii isolate sNarBan1 chromosome 9, sNarBan1.hap1, whole genome shotgun sequence includes:
- the LOC138742452 gene encoding pentraxin-related protein PTX3-like encodes MAAFSIILWILFNLSYIFASDYEDVQNINGMENKISVLPDDYCKCQKELSKWDKLFVMLENIQMKQNIIQQSIHDMCEFEFQRIQTEVLQMATNFTDTATKTIDNAIVHITTYADKNLAYKVEEFSKSKLENESEQKNTLQQLLSVTQDLSKRFRKLETTWQKTTYVKGQRSSQDVNRTAPINVEAILNSFELDQPGAEVTLSQKCSTKHMIPSDCAMALIFPMRSKKIFASVHPDGMALKSFTASIWVKPTDLLEKTIVFSYGTKRNPYEIQLYFNQFSAVLSVYNHTNMVVGENAVSLGHWAHFCGTWSAEDGNMTLWINGKPVASSSGLAVGHIIPDRGILQLGQEKNGCCIGNSFDKNLAFSGKLTGFNVWNRILSEHEIQSLASQEYSCTMRGNIVGWSVTEIQAHGGAQFIHY; translated from the exons ATGGCTGCATTTTCAATAATCCTGTGGATTCTATTCAACCTATCCTACATTTTCGCAAGTGATTATGAAGATGTGCAAAATATTAATGGGATGGAAAATAAAATCTCTGTTTTACCAG ATGATTACTGTAAATGCCAAAAAGAACTTAGCAAATGGGATAAGCTATTTGTAATGCTGGAAAATATCCAAATGAAACAGAATATCATTCAGCAATCCATTCATGATATGTGCGAGTTTGAATTCCAAAGGATTCAGACAGAAGTGCTCCAGATGGCAACAAACTTTACTGACACTGCTACAAAAACTATAGACAATGCAATTGTGCACATCACAACATATGCAGACAAGAATTTAGCATACAAAGTAGAAGAATTCAGCAAATCCAAGCTAGAGAATGAATCAGAGCAGAAAAATACACTGCAACAGCTTCTTTCGGTGACTCAAGATCTGTCCAAAAGATTCAGAAAGCTTGAGACGACTTGGCAAAAGACAACGTATGTGAAGGGTCAGAGATCATCTCAAGATGTTAATAGAACAGCTCCAATCAACGTGGAAGCCATTCTGAACTCCTTTGAATTGGATCAACCTGGAGCTGAAGTTACACTATCACAGAAATGTTCGACTAAACACATGATACCATCAG ATTGTGCTATGGCTCTAATCTTTCCAATGCGCTCAAAGAAGATATTCGCAAGTGTCCATCCTGACGGTATGGCTCTGAAATCATTTACGGCATCCATATGGGTAAAACCTACTGATTTGCTGGAAAAAACTATTGTGTTCTCCTATGGAACAAAGAGAAATCCATATGAAATTCAGCTATACTTCAATCAGTTTTCAGCCGTGCTCTCTGTGTACAATCACACAAACATGGTGGTTGGTGAAAATGCAGTCTCCCTTGGGCACTGGGCACATTTTTGTGGAACTTGGAGCGCTGAAGATGGAAATATGACTCTCTGGATAAACGGAAAACCAGTTGCTAGTTCTTCAGGACTAGCAGTTGGACACATTATTCCAGATAGAGGAATACTCCAACTGGGTCAAGAAAAGAATGGTTGCTGCATTGGAAATAGCTTTGATAAAAACTTGGCCTTTTCAGGAAAATTGACTGGGTTCAATGTATGGAACAGAATCCTTTctgaacatgaaattcaaagcTTAGCCAGTCAGGAATATTCCTGCACCATGAGAGGGAATATTGTTGGCTGGAGTGTCACAGAGATCCAGGCGCATGGTGGTGCTCAATTCATCCACTATTAA